A window from Solanum stenotomum isolate F172 chromosome 7, ASM1918654v1, whole genome shotgun sequence encodes these proteins:
- the LOC125870463 gene encoding DNA glycosylase/AP lyase ROS1-like, translating into MAGREGSLISQADDFQIGTSWFSMTPAKPSLPPIYGNRQQNRPGQINGVESQRISTGQDLSQVNQIELRDFLQEPQAHRAATCCGSTNSATVTEYFDAWEAAAGAESKMYGENNIKMCNNVSTDDVDEWSNVSFGHLLALAHAAGSTAVTENANAETNFAVNGSFNSLISSQDADGSSICSRFPFNLNSPTRMTDEDSSSNNAFPFEPITPYQIKKKGPASDAPSLDINATPIPRHVQSSKDTLKRAEANDLQQNTEKSGLVIELSENMIDKVVDQDAEQNNTPQQKRRKKHRPKVVIEGEHKRTPKPKTPQQHSSMGTKKEKRKDVQRNKIEDPPGTPSDEVNDMTKHECHLPSSAKIQRARRTYIRRNQVNKFAPNPAEEGTIDPPNVSRPRRYPRRSLNFDSENILSDENSLHWPSSTVEDLHENQSNSSVNPGKGIEATTAKTRLGSVYDLTCSNQELKNCQTHHEMSHPGPSTLKKIGLNHSKFTMNKQNGISRGKCKIVFSDETHDKLASILEMTPKSPNSSNCGSSACLIPETPERALKRRRSFRTDQAKLYSTNIRGAYFNSMQAYQAILPATEPYAQSTEGMHFPIIYKKKRTEKGHPSATSYSKPFTCEINYLSLSQSNIGLSQASTSSTDNANNLMPNRELVPAFVEAEGLRRKRSKNISKVRDLASLLEICKHFPTSSVKETMVSEFGERYENSDQPNTCMEALVADTRAIMKTKKRSKRSILVSSTASHMYARSQFTTNARGSIPAITWRSPVDEIAERLQHLDLNRESIHPYQYEENALVIYQRDGSIVPFAGPFVRKRQLRPKVDLDDETTRVWKLLLQDINSEGIDGTDEDKAKWWESEREVFHGRVDSFVARMRLVQGDRRFSPWKGSVVDSVVGVFLTQNVSDHLSSSAFMTLAARFPLKSDISVKKNEERTGIIIEEPEVSTLEPDDTIGWHDYQSTQTTLGQEFFRISSAESDDDKTAVHSSESSENSTNCTSSTENSILQQPGSSRESSCVHHESTTYGSATENVATSFLGDQVEPDDLLSSQNSILSSQDSANFSAVQTSEGTESSNFSGSASFLKLLQIAGTSKSHGVQDQNSENILLEKDINGQLKHVARCSHIQKDGENHRGSIGNDCPYSYLGSCTMSNSGAQQAKFKSDLEEAAKFSDPSRVLGDPEQSKLSAEPANQASYGEISEAFVSRDNHQNKVYTATIDDPVVNFELQVQIEESNYNMQRVAEAPKAPTFSEAILDVREEVSVVVDSSKSEHTVLRSNSNNGKIHAGSTLDRANHNTKAKKEGPGKEKQNVDWDSLRLQAESNGKKREKTANTMDSLDWDAVRCADVNEIAHTIRERGMNNMLAERIKDFLNRIFREHGSIDLEWLRDVPPDKAKEYLLSIWGLGLKSVECVRLLTLHNLAFPVDTNVGRIAVRLGWVPLQPLPESLQLHLLELYPVLESIQKYLWPRLCKLDQRTLYELHYHMITFGKVFCSKSKPNCNACPMRGECRHFASAFASARLALPAPEEKSIVSATENNAAGQNPFQNFNQQPLPLRQANQTPLENPKLINSAPIIEVPATPQPIVEEPASPEPEQEAPEIDIEDVCFEDPDEIPTIELNMAQFTQNVKNFVQNNMELQQVEMSKALVALTPAAASIPTPKLKHISRLRTEHQVYELPDSHPLLEGFEKREPDDPSSYLLAIWTPGETSDSIQPPGRQCNSQETGRLCDDETCFACNSIREAHAQTVRGTILIPCRTAMRGSFPLNGTYFQVNEVFADHESSLKPIDVPRNWLWDLPRRTVYFGTSIPSIFKGLTTESIQHCFWRGFVCVRGFDKKLRAPRPLMARLHFPASKLTRTKGKPDEN; encoded by the exons ATGGCCGGAAGGGAAGGAAGCTTGATTTCACAAGCAGATGATTTTCAGATTGGAACTTCGTGGTTTTCAATGACTCCAGCAAAACCAAGCTTGCCACCAATCTATGGGAATAGGCAACAAAATCGGCCAGGACAAATTAATGGCGTGGAATCACAAAGAATTTCAACAGGGCAAGATCTAAGTCAAGTGAACCAGATAGAGTTGAGAGATTTCTTGCAAGAACCTCAAGCTCACCGTGCGGCTACATGCTGTGGTTCGACGAATTCAGCAACTGTAACAGAGTATTTTGACGCTTGGGAAGCAGCAGCAGGGGCAGAATCCAAAATGTATGGTGAGAACAATATTAAAATGTGCAATAACGTGTCTACCGATGATGTAGATGAATGGAGCAATGTGTCTTTCGGACATCTCTTGGCATTAGCACATGCTGCTGGCTCTACAGCCGTCACTGAAAATGCAAATGCAGAAACTAATTTTGCCGTGAATGGCTCCTTCAATTCCCTCATCAGTTCCCAGGATGCAG ATGGAAGCTCTATTTGCTCGAGATTCCCTTTTAACCTGAATTCACCAACTAGAATGACAGATGAGGACTCGAGCAGCAACAATGCATTCCCATTTGAACCAATAACACCATATCAGATCAAGAAGAAAGGGCCAGCATCTGATGCGCCAAGTCTAGACATTAACGCAACACCAATACCAAGACACGTACAGTCAAGCAAAGATACATTAAAGAGGGCAGAAGCAAATGATCTCCAACAGAACACAGAGAAGTCGGGGCTGGTAATAGAACTGTCGGAGAACATGATTGACAAGGTAGTTGATCAGGATGCTGAACAGAATAATACACCACAGCAGAAACGAAGGAAGAAGCACCGACCTAAAGTGGTAATAGAAGGCGAGCATAAAAGGACTCCTAAACCAAAAACTCCCCAGCAGCACAGTTCAAtgggaacaaaaaaagaaaagaggaaagatGTCCAAAGAAACAAGATCGAGGACCCTCCAGGCACACCCTCAGACGAGGTAAACGACATGACTAAACATGAGTGCCATCTTCCAAGTTCTGCAAAAATCCAAAGAGCAAGGAGGACCTATATAAGAAGAAATCAAGTCAACAAGTTTGCACCAAATCCTGCCGAAGAGGGAACCATAGATCCACCAAATGTTTCTCGACCAAGAAGATACCCCAGGAGATCATTGAATTTTGATTCTGAAAACATATTAAGTGATGAAAACTCATTACACTGGCCATCTTCAACTGTGGAGGACTTGCATGAGAATCAATCCAATTCTAGTGTGAATCCTGGAAAGGGTATTGAAGCCACAACAGCAAAAACAAGACTGGGCTCAGTTTATGACCTCACATGTTCAAATCAGGAGCTGAAAAATTGCCAAACTCATCATGAAATGTCACACCCTGGCCCTTCCACTCTGAAGAAGATTGGCCTGAATCATAGTAAATTTACCATGAACAAACAAAATGGAATCTCAAGAGGGAAGTGTAAAATCGTTTTCTCAGATGAAACTCATGATAAACTGGCAAGCATTTTAGAAATGACACCAAAGAGCCCGAATAGTTCCAACTGCGGCAGCAGTGCATGCTTGATCCCAGAAACACCAGAGAGAGCCTTGAAAAGACGACGTTCTTTTAGAACTGATCAAGCAAAACTTTACAGCACAAATATCAGGGGAGCCTATTTCAACTCCATGCAGGCATATCAAGCAATTCTCCCAGCAACTGAACCTTATGCTCAGAGTACCGAAGGGATGCATTTTCCTATAATTTACAAGAAAAAGAGGACAGAGAAGGGCCATCCCTCAGCAACATCTTACTCTAAGCCTTTTACATGTGAAATTAACTATTTGTCTTTGTCTCAGAGCAACATTGGTCTTTCCCAAGCCAGTACATCTTCAACTGACAATGCTAATAACTTAATGCCAAATCGGGAACTTGTACCAGCATTTGTGGAAGCAGAGGGATTAAGACGAAAAAGATCAAAAAACATAAGTAAAGTACGTGACCTAGCATCACTGCTTGAAATTTGTAAACACTTTCCTACTTCTTCAGTCAAAGAAACAATGGTATCTGAATTTGGAGAAAGATATGAAAACTCAGATCAGCCTAATACATGCATGGAAGCCCTGGTTGCCGACACCCGTGCaataatgaaaacaaaaaagaggTCAAAGAGAAGCATCCTAGTCAGTTCCACAGCATCTCATATGTATGCCCGATCACAGTTCACAACAAATGCAAGAG GTTCCATACCAGCTATAACTTGGAGATCTCCGGTTGATGAAATTGCTGAACGCTTACAGCATCTCGATTTGAATAGAGAAAGCATCCATCCATACCAATATGAGGAAAATGCCCTTGTTATTTATCAAAGAGATGGAAGTATTGTCCCTTTTGCAGGACCATTTGTCAGAAAACGACAACTGCGGCCCAAGGTTGACCTTGATGATGAGACCACTAGGGTATGGAAGCTTTTGCTGCAAGACATAAATAGTGAAGGCATTGATGGTACAGATGAAGACAAGGCAAAATGGTGGGAATCAGAACGTGAAGTGTTTCATGGACGAGTAGACTCATTTGTGGCACGGATGCGTCTTGTTCAAG GAGACAGGCGATTCTCTCCTTGGAAGGGATCTGTTGTAGACTCTGTAGTTGGAGTTTTCCTGACACAGAATGTCTCAGACCACCTTTCTAG CTCTGCATTCATGACACTTGCTGCTCGGTTTCCTCTCAAGTCAGACATCAGTGTGAAAAAGAACGAAGAGAGAACAGGGATCATTATTGAAGAACCTGAAGTTAGTACCCTGGAACCTGATGATACAATTGGATGGCATGATTATCAATCAACTCAAACAACTCTTGGTCAGGAGTTTTTCAGAATCTCCAGTGCAGAGTCAGATGATGATAAAACAGCTGTTCACAGCAGTGAATCGAGTGAAAATAGCACTAACTGCACTAGTTCAACTGAAAATTCTATATTACAGCAACCTGGTTCTTCTAGAGAAAGTTCATGTGTGCATCATGAATCAACAACGTATGGATCGGCTACAGAGAACGTAGCAACAAGTTTTTTGGGGGATCAAGTAGAACCAGATGATTTGCTCTCTTCTCAAAATTCTATTCTTTCTTCTCAAGACTCTGCGAATTTTTCAGCTGTTCAAACTTCTGAAGGAACTGAATCAAGCAACTTTTCGGGCTCTGcttcatttttgaaattattacaGATTGCAGGGACTTCGAAATCGCATGGAGTGCAGGATCAGAACAGTGAAAACATCTTACTGGAAAAGGATATAAATGGCCAACTAAAACATGTGGCACGTTGTTCACACATTCAGAAGGATGGGGAGAATCACAGAGGCTCAATAGGAAATGACTGTCCTTATAGCTATTTGGGCTCATGTACAATGTCTAATTCAGGAGCACAACAAGCCAAGTTCAAAAGCGATTTGGAAGAAGCTGCAAAATTCTCAGACCCCTCAAGGGTACTCGGTGACCCCGAACAAAGTAAATTATCAGCAGAACCTGCAAATCAAGCATCGTATGGAGAGATAAGTGAGGCTTTCGTCTCACGCGATAACCATCAAAATAAGGTGTACACAGCAACAATTGATGATCCAGTAGTCAATTTTGAGCTACAGGTTCAAATTGAAGAGAGCAACTACAACATGCAGCGAGTAGCAGAAGCACCAAAAGCACCGACATTTTCAGAAGCCATTCTAGATGTCAGAGAGGAGGTCAGTGTAGTTGTTGATTCAAGCAAGTCTGAGCACACAGTTTTGAGGTCAAACTCAAACAACGGAAAAATCCATGCTGGTAGCACATTAGACAGAGCAAATCACAATActaaagcaaaaaaggaaggCCCTGGAAAAGAGAAGCAGAATGTTGACTGGGACAGTTTAAGGTTACAGGCTGAGAGCAATGgtaagaaaagagaaaagacagCAAACACAATGGATTCACTAGACTGGGACGCAGTGAGGTGTGCAGATGTCAATGAGATAGCCCATACCATTAGAGAACGGGGAATGAACAATATGCTAGCAGAGAGAATCAAG GATTTCCTTAATCGGATTTTTAGAGAACATGGAAGTATTGATCTTGAATGGTTGAGAGACGTTCCACCAGACAAAGCAAA AGAGTATCTATTAAGCATCTGGGGCTTGGGCCTGAAGAGCGTAGAGTGTGTGCGACTTTTAACACTTCACAACCTTGCTTTTCCT GTCGACACAAATGTTGGGCGTATAGCTGTTAGACTGGGATGGGTGCCCCTGCAGCCACTGCCAGAGTCGCTACAATTGCATCTTCTGGAACT GTACCCTGTGCTGGAGTCAATTCAAAAATACCTCTGGCCACGTCTCTGCAAGCTTGATCAAAGAACATT ATATGAGTTACATTACCATATGATCACTTTTGGAAAG GTCTTCTGTTCAAAAAGCAAACCCAACTGCAACGCATGTCCAATGAGAGGAGAATGCAGACACTTCGCAAGTGCTTTTGCAAG CGCAAGGCTTGCCCTGCCAGCACCAGAAGAGAAGAGTATAGTGAGTGCTACAGAGAACAATGCAGCTGGCCAGAATCCATTCCAGAACTTCAATCAACAGCCGCTGCCCTTACGCCAGGCTAATCAAACACCATTAGAGAATCCCAAATTGATCAACTCCGCACCTATTATTGAGGTGCCAGCAACACCACAGCCCATTGTCGAAGAGCCTGCCTCACCTGAGCCAGAGCAAGAAGCTCCTGAAATTGACATTGAAGATGTTTGCTTTGAAGATCCTGATGAAATTCCTACAATTGAATTGAATATGGCGCAGTTCACTCAAAATGTGAAGAACTTTGTGCAAAACAATATGGAGCTTCAACAGGTCGAAATGTCAAAAGCCTTAGTAGCTTTAACTCCAGCAGCTGCTTCAATTCCCACACCTAAACTTAAGCATATAAGCCGGCTCAGAACTGAACATCAAGT ATATGAACTTCCAGATTCTCATCCTCTTCTTGAAGGG TTCGAGAAAAGAGAACCAGATGATCCATCCTCCTATCTTCTGGCAATATGGACACCTG GTGAAACATCGGATTCTATTCAGCCACCGGGAAGACAGTGCAACTCCCAAGAAACTGGTAGACTATGTGATGATGAAACATGTTTTGCATGCAACAGCATACGTGAAGCACATGCTCAAACTGTGAGAGGGACAATTCTG ATACCATGTAGAACAGCTATGAGAGGTAGCTTTCCGCTCAATGGTACATACTTCCAGGTTAACGAG GTGTTTGCAGACCATGAATCCAGCCTCAAGCCAATTGATGTCCCAAGAAATTGGCTATGGGATCTGCCACGACGGACAGTTTACTTCGGAACCTCTATACCATCAATATTCAAAG GCCTAACCACAGAAAGTATCCAACATTGCTTTTGGAGAG GATTTGTTTGTGTGAGGGGTTTTGACAAGAAGTTACGAGCCCCAAGACCACTGATGGCAAGGTTGCACTTTCCAGCCAGCAAGTTGACTAGGACAAAAGGAAAGCCAGATGAAAACTAG